The DNA region CGCATGAACAGTAATGAGAATGTGGTGAAACTGTACCAGTCAGCTTCATTGACATCTCATAATGCTTTTTGCGAAGAAAAACCATTTGGCTATGTATATGGAGTGGCTGATATATATCCAAATGCTGATAATCCTCAGATGAAGAAAGTGCAAGGTGAAGCAAACAAGAAATCAAGCACAAGGGACTCAAATGCATACTTTGATTCTGATGCTAGTGAGTCTGAGGATGGACTTCCTAAACAAAATTCAGTCACTCTTGCCAATTCTGGTAGTGGATTGTCTAGAAGGATGTTAGCTCCTTCAAAAACTGGTACATGTTTCATTTTGAAGGATGATTCTTTGTCCAAGGCTTCTAAGACTTCTGGTGCAAGTTCTGGGCATGGATCAGCAGAACATGCAGCATCTAAGTCAAATTCAGAACCTAAAAGTGaggaaattataatattatctgCAATGGTGCAACCTTCTAGCTCTCTTACTACAACAATGATACCAGATAAGGAAGAGGCTTCAAAATCTTCAAATTCTAATAAAGATATATGCCCTCTATGGAGAAGGCCAGTCATGTTCATCCAAAGCTACCTGACTATGATACCTTTGCTGCCCAATTTCTGTCTCGTAAGAAGGGTCTTCAATAAAATTCCATGTGCTTGCTTATGATAACATAGGATTCTTGTGCAGTCTTGGCACGCTTTCCTGAAATTGTGGAGAAAAACAATGAGTGGTGTTAATCATATAGGCTGATGTTATTAACACACAAGACTTCCAAAACTTTAATATATTGCAGTAAAGCTTTTTAGAAACTTAATATTGTATTAGTAATTAGTACTTGTGGCCATGGaatgcaatttaaaaccttgaatCACAAGCTTTTCATGtaagttattaaataataactGAATTTCACTTTATTCTCGTTTAAATATGATGAGAGAATTATTATTTACGTATACTACTTAATTTTTACccttttgtatatataattttctaagCAGAGAATAGGTACCTAACATTGAACTATGTGACTAATTCTATTCTAATTCTCTTCTACTTGACATACGTatttgtaccaaaaaaattaaaatcacgtGTCCTCCGAAATGCACTACCAAATATCGGTTTCCTTAAAGAAGCATCAAGATGGAAACACATTAACGTCGGCATTATAAAAAACGAAACACAAGGAATTGATGAAGTATTCTTGGCATGAATGAGTCTAAAGAAGCAATTCTTAttaaactattaattaaaaaactggTCTACACCCCTTCCTATgttttggatgttagcgttaGTCCCATTGTACTTCACGCATATCGTTAATACAGAGTATTAAAGAACGGTGGAATagcccaaattaaaaaaataatgcagtGCTGAGAGCTTAGTTTCTAATGCTTACTTTCTCACTCTCGTGGACATATCTACTTTGAACATCCTTGAAATTCAGGTATGCCTCCCTTTTCAACCCTTTCTTGCCACCTCAATGTTTCTCATGCGTGACTTAAGTCTTAAGTAATAGGGATCGAAAactaagttttataaaataaaattttccatACCTATGAAGCTTTTGTCAAAGCTATATATGTTTTTCAATTATAAGTTATATGGTGAAAATTGGCAACAACCAAAGGATGACTACAACATGAAATTTTGGTATTGAATaggattaattatatttaatgatttcAGGACTTCATAAAGTAAGTTGGTTGGGGAGAAATGGACAATATATCAAAGCCAGAGGTAATATTGCAGAGTGAGGGGTTACTGAAGGTAAAATCAAACATTTCTTAGAATttccaaatttaatttcttagcTTTATTTATTCTACTTAACTGAAGGATGCAAGAATTATATGTCAGTATATATTGGAGACCGGCGTTTACCCGCGAGAAGCGGAGATCCTCAAAGAGCTAAGAAATGCAACTGCAGAGCATCCTCTGTAAGTATTATTTGTAACATAGTTCTACTTCTAAACCTAATAACAATGaaattagcatttttttttttatatgatcacTTTAAAATATTCATGTGGTATAGTAGTACATGTACATATCATATGGATCAACGCAATTGAATTTGACTTTTGAGCAGACAATAGtaaacttttgtttttcaatgtacgtaatattattttaattctaaagGGGTTTCATGGGTGCTGCACCTGATGCGGGGCAGCTAATGGCCATGCTCTTGAAGCTTTTAAATGCTAAAAAGACAATTGAAGTGGGAGTTTTTACTGGATACTCTCTTCTCCTCACTGCACTCACCATTCCTAATGATGGAAAGGTTAGTATACTATACTccaatatgtatttttttatggtatgtTATTAACTCCATGTATGATGTAGATTATAGCTATGGATCCAGACAGAAAAGCTTATGAGATAGGACTGCCATTTATTAAAAAGGCTGGTGTGGAACACAAGATTGACTTCATAGAGTGTCCAGCTTTACCGGTCCTTGATAAACTCTTAGAAGAAGTAAGCATGCatcttttatttgttaattgagTAAATGATATTTGTCTTGGATTCCTATATTCCTAATGATAATTGGATGTTGTTTGTTTTGGTGCAGCCTGCAAATGAAGGGAGTTTTGACTTTGCCTTCATTGATGCTGACAAAAACAATTACTGGAATTACCACGAGAGGCTTATAAAATTGGTGAAGATTGGTGGTTTAGTAGCGTACGATAACACGCTGTGGGGAGGAACTGTTGCCTTGCCTGAAAAGGCAGTTTCGGAACCGAAACGAGAATGGAGACGATTATCACTTGCTTTTAACAAAGCCATTTCCAAGGATTGTCGTGTTCAAATTGCTTTTCTTTCAATAGGTGACGGAGTCATTATCTGCATGCGTGTTCGCTGATATGATATGACCAGTTATTTAAGCCacaacagaaaattgataaatttacaTTTCCTTGCAAATCTGTTCTGAAAACATAGATCAACATGTACAAAATTGTTACAGTTTAATCGAGTTTgcattaaatacttaaaaaaacatatcataataattttactaaatttGTACATgattacatttaaataaaatatacatatgtgtgTCTAACTTACTTCATTGAACATATGTATAAGTTATTGTAAGTTTTTGTCTCATTAATACTagatgttttttctttaaaaaaatctaaatgtcTCATTAATAGTCACTTTACAAAAATGTTCTTATAATCCGTCAAAAAAATGTtcttaattatgaattatttcttTGAGTTCTATAAATTAATAGGTAAGATACATTaatgttttaaacttttttgaAAATCTAACTTTATTCCTTCATATACTTAGAGCATAAATGTATTCTTGATGAgcgattaaaaaaatcaaagtcaattaaaatattttaaaaaaatacgagTGTCTCGTTAATGTTAAGGATAGTGTTGGATTTAAATTTAGAACAAATTTaattctattaactaaattctTTAATctagataaattaattaattaaatcccctataaaaaagaattagagATAGTATAAACAAGTCTTTCAAATCATTCATATTGAAATAAAGTTACAATTAATTTAGAAAGTTTTTTGTTACAACCGATcgataattttttcattaattataatctcaatcgatataatttttttttaaaaaaaacattgaaataaACTACttcttaaatatataacaaacacCTATCAATCTAATTTCACATTCAATTCGCAGCGTGGTAGCTAAGGTTGACTAGTTGGTAATGACAATGGATAGCATTTTCAGTACTATTtcatgaatatttgtaattgaATTAAAGTGTGTAAACAAAAGTTgttgagaaaataaaagagcAAAAAAGGTGAATTGAAAATAATCATATAGTATTTTACCCCTTTCAATGATATAATGTGTTTTAACATTTCTGAATTTGTCCCCTCAACCATAAATCTTATGTAGAAACATAAAACCCAattagtaagttttttttttttttgctcaaggaaaattaataagttatttatgtgatatatgtttgattttcttgaataaaaattcaaaattgaattttgtatAACCATTGAATTTGTAAATCAATCGATATGAAATTGTTTCATTTCTACCAATGTCTTGAATCTAAGCTCTTCAGGAATATAATTGCTTAGTAttttaagactttttttttttacttacaatgaaaatatttaactcAAACAAAATTACTTATCTTGAAAAACACTCATGGTCTCATATTAATCAAAAGACAATTACTTGCTTAAGCAAACTACCaagtttgaattttataaactaaaaaatatgcaCTAATTTGAAAGTAAGTTTACTTATGTGAcacattaatcaaaatttaaaatgacttATAAACATCTTTTTCGGAAATACTTATTTGATTTAGAAAAATTTTCTCGTAGATGAAAGTTACTTAATCTAAAGTACTTATATTGTTTAAGTTATCTTTATAGGTCAAAGGAGAGACTTTTTAACATTGTTTATTACACATGTTCCATCTGATATTCATGAGTTGAGATATTATGATCTATCAAAATGTTCTATCATATctgaaaatttgaatatataattttgtctaTACCAACTTCATGGTGCGTCTAGGCCTGTGGAGACAATTGGATCAAACATAAATCCAATAAGATAGTGATCCACCCGAGGCCCGCTAAATATGTAAATCACGTGGACTATGGATATGGTCCCTACTTGCGGTCGACCATCAAGGACAAACCTCACATTAATTACTCTAAGAAACTAATTATAATCAGTCCTAAATTGCTAATTATAACCACCTTTGTTTGCTGTACCATGTCGCATGGATTTGCTAAATCGGGTAAATGTCATGATGAGATGTCCTCATCAATACGGTG from Glycine soja cultivar W05 chromosome 8, ASM419377v2, whole genome shotgun sequence includes:
- the LOC114421606 gene encoding probable caffeoyl-CoA O-methyltransferase At4g26220, with translation MDNISKPEVILQSEGLLKYILETGVYPREAEILKELRNATAEHPLGFMGAAPDAGQLMAMLLKLLNAKKTIEVGVFTGYSLLLTALTIPNDGKIIAMDPDRKAYEIGLPFIKKAGVEHKIDFIECPALPVLDKLLEEPANEGSFDFAFIDADKNNYWNYHERLIKLVKIGGLVAYDNTLWGGTVALPEKAVSEPKREWRRLSLAFNKAISKDCRVQIAFLSIGDGVIICMRVR